A single window of Flavobacterium aestivum DNA harbors:
- a CDS encoding O-antigen ligase family protein encodes MKKEELSYIYLILFHAFLGALVYVLPIISKVYTLIIFVFGVYYIVKKKNKNNEVLIMSAYVVSVEVLLRMTDGVILSEFGKYSILIFMFLGMIYSGFSKNAFLYWVFLTLLIPGIIISILSMNFETDLRKAIAFNISGPVCLGISSIYCYQRKIAFDRLKGVITTFSLPLVSIVVYLFLYTPSVRDVVTGTQSNFETSGGFGPNQVSTILGLGIFIFFVQLLLNSKSRLLQIINAGFVLVFAFRGIVTFSRGGVMTAVLMIFLLMTVLYFQANLNTKPKMGLIIILSFLAGLGVWGYSSMQTGGLINKRYANQDATGREKKSQFSGREELMQSELQIFFDNPVLGAGVGRGKEIREEVTGNVVASHNEITRMLAEHGSLGLIDLMILLFTPLLLFVDSRQNLLLLSFLAFWLLTINHAAMRLAAPAFVYALSLLKVYIEEIDTIPKETEMKNGDAIFH; translated from the coding sequence ATGAAGAAGGAAGAACTGTCTTATATTTATTTAATACTCTTTCATGCTTTTCTTGGGGCATTAGTATATGTTTTGCCTATCATTTCTAAAGTATATACTTTGATAATATTTGTATTTGGCGTTTACTATATTGTAAAAAAGAAAAACAAAAATAATGAAGTACTTATAATGTCAGCCTATGTAGTTAGTGTTGAGGTGCTTTTGAGAATGACTGATGGAGTAATCTTGAGCGAGTTTGGTAAATATTCGATCTTAATTTTTATGTTTCTAGGAATGATTTATTCTGGATTTTCAAAAAATGCTTTTTTATATTGGGTCTTTTTGACATTGTTAATTCCAGGTATTATTATATCGATCCTTTCTATGAATTTTGAAACTGATCTCCGAAAGGCAATAGCGTTTAATATTTCGGGGCCAGTTTGTTTGGGAATTTCTTCGATATATTGTTACCAAAGAAAAATTGCTTTTGACCGATTAAAAGGTGTAATTACAACTTTTTCTTTGCCTTTGGTTTCTATAGTGGTTTACCTGTTTTTATATACTCCCAGCGTGAGAGATGTAGTTACGGGAACACAATCAAATTTTGAAACCTCAGGGGGATTTGGACCTAATCAAGTATCTACTATATTGGGATTAGGGATTTTTATTTTTTTTGTACAATTGCTGCTAAATTCAAAAAGCAGATTGCTGCAAATAATAAATGCGGGATTTGTTTTGGTTTTTGCTTTTAGAGGAATCGTTACTTTTTCCAGAGGAGGAGTAATGACGGCAGTTTTGATGATTTTTTTACTTATGACAGTACTGTATTTTCAGGCTAATCTTAATACAAAGCCTAAAATGGGATTGATTATTATACTATCTTTTTTGGCTGGATTAGGAGTTTGGGGGTATAGTTCTATGCAAACTGGCGGATTGATTAATAAGCGATATGCTAATCAAGATGCAACGGGAAGAGAGAAAAAAAGTCAATTTAGCGGAAGGGAGGAACTTATGCAGTCTGAGTTACAGATTTTTTTTGATAACCCGGTTTTAGGGGCAGGTGTGGGAAGAGGTAAAGAAATTAGGGAAGAAGTAACTGGGAACGTAGTTGCCTCACATAATGAAATTACTAGAATGTTGGCAGAGCACGGTTCACTAGGATTAATTGATCTAATGATTTTATTATTTACTCCTTTATTATTATTTGTAGATAGCCGTCAAAATTTATTACTGTTGTCTTTTCTAGCTTTTTGGCTGCTGACCATTAACCATGCCGCCATGCGACTTGCAGCTCCAGCATTTGTTTATGCGCTTTCATTGTTAAAAGTTTATATTGAAGAAATTGATACGATTCCAAAAGAGACAGAAATGAAGAATGGTGATGCCATATTTCACTAA
- a CDS encoding carboxymuconolactone decarboxylase family protein yields MSDIVQEFNDYRSKMNEKLLADNNKIVKRIFNLDTNAYAAGALDVKTKELLGLVASAVLRCDDCVKYHLETSYKEGVTKEEMMEAMGIATLVGGTIVVPHLRRAYEFWEALEEQGN; encoded by the coding sequence CTGATATCGTACAAGAATTCAATGATTATCGTTCTAAAATGAACGAAAAATTATTGGCCGACAATAATAAAATAGTGAAACGCATTTTCAATCTTGACACCAATGCTTATGCTGCGGGAGCCTTAGATGTAAAAACCAAAGAACTACTAGGTTTAGTAGCTTCGGCAGTTTTGCGTTGTGATGATTGCGTAAAATATCATTTGGAAACCAGCTATAAAGAAGGAGTTACTAAAGAAGAAATGATGGAAGCTATGGGAATTGCAACCCTTGTTGGTGGCACAATTGTAGTACCTCATTTGCGTAGAGCTTATGAATTTTGGGAAGCATTGGAAGAGCAAGGAAATTAG
- a CDS encoding glycosyltransferase family 4 protein, which yields MRIIQIIDSLDAGGAERMAVNYANALVDKIEFSGLVATRKEGSLLHQIHPNVSYLFLNKKKRLDTAALFRLRSYVLKNKVTHVHAHSTSFFLAFLLKMSLPSLTIIRHDHYGNNEFLATRPYFVLKLTAYFFNGIIAVNQKLKDWSEQKLKAKNVIFLPNFPVIEMGIVGDTVLKGVEGRRIVSLANLREQKNHFLLLEVARKLRQFQPNWTFHLVGQDFEDKYSEQIRRLIMDYDLENNVFLYGSKQDVENILSQSDIAILTSQSEGLPVALLEYGLYKKAVVVTRVGEIPMIVQHGKNGFIVDSNEPDLYYQSLVELIKDEALRFDFGNALYSCIQAEYSAENVLRKYLNWLKKS from the coding sequence ATGAGAATTATTCAAATCATAGACTCACTAGATGCAGGAGGAGCTGAGCGTATGGCGGTAAATTATGCGAATGCTTTGGTCGATAAAATTGAATTTTCGGGTTTAGTTGCTACTCGCAAAGAGGGTTCTCTACTGCATCAAATTCACCCAAATGTTTCCTATTTGTTTTTGAATAAAAAAAAGCGACTTGATACAGCAGCTCTTTTTAGATTACGGTCTTATGTTTTAAAGAACAAGGTTACTCATGTTCATGCACATAGTACTTCTTTTTTTCTTGCTTTTCTTTTAAAAATGAGCCTACCATCGTTAACGATTATTAGACACGATCATTATGGTAATAATGAATTTTTAGCAACTAGACCTTATTTTGTATTGAAACTGACAGCTTATTTTTTTAATGGAATTATCGCCGTAAATCAAAAGCTTAAAGATTGGTCGGAGCAGAAACTAAAAGCTAAAAACGTTATTTTTTTGCCTAACTTTCCGGTGATTGAGATGGGAATTGTGGGAGATACAGTCCTAAAAGGGGTTGAAGGAAGACGAATTGTATCTTTGGCTAATTTAAGAGAACAAAAAAATCATTTTTTGTTGTTAGAGGTAGCTAGAAAACTTAGACAATTCCAGCCAAATTGGACTTTTCATTTGGTTGGGCAAGACTTCGAGGATAAATATTCTGAGCAAATTAGAAGGCTAATAATGGATTATGATTTAGAAAACAATGTGTTTCTATATGGTTCCAAGCAAGATGTAGAGAATATTTTATCACAATCGGATATTGCTATTTTGACTTCACAATCCGAAGGACTTCCAGTTGCACTTTTGGAATATGGATTATATAAAAAAGCAGTTGTAGTTACACGAGTGGGAGAGATTCCGATGATAGTGCAACATGGGAAGAATGGTTTTATTGTCGATTCTAACGAACCTGATTTGTATTATCAATCTCTAGTAGAATTGATAAAGGACGAGGCTTTGAGATTTGATTTCGGGAATGCTCTTTATAGCTGTATTCAAGCAGAATATTCAGCTGAAAATGTATTGAGAAAGTATTTAAATTGGTTAAAAAAAAGTTGA
- a CDS encoding glycosyltransferase family 4 protein, which yields MKKILYIGNKLSKHGVTPTTIEILGPLLEQEGFSMTYSSSKKYKLQRLIAMLWSVLQNKKANYVLIDTYSTTNFWYAFASSQLCRLLNLKYIPILHGGNLPFRLKKNPKISNMIFKNSYQNVSPSKYLLEKFKEKGFDNLIHIPNGIEIKNYPLHEREKAAPNLLWVRSFAQIYNPLMAIEVFSSIKKKYPEARLCMVGPEKDGSLLEAKEKAKDLKLEVLFTGKLSKQDWINLSKEYAVFINTTHFDNMPVSVVEAMSLGLAVVSTNVGGIPYLLENKKEALLVLDNDVNGMVSAIEEIIESPDLFIRLTGDARQKAESFDWISLRHNWIRILK from the coding sequence ATGAAAAAAATACTCTACATAGGAAATAAGCTATCTAAACATGGAGTTACTCCAACTACCATAGAAATTCTCGGACCACTTTTGGAACAAGAAGGGTTTAGTATGACTTATAGTTCTTCAAAAAAATATAAGCTGCAAAGATTGATTGCTATGCTTTGGAGTGTATTGCAAAATAAAAAAGCTAATTATGTGCTTATCGATACTTATAGTACCACCAATTTTTGGTATGCATTCGCTTCTTCACAGTTGTGTAGGTTACTAAATTTAAAGTATATACCAATTTTACATGGAGGTAATTTGCCTTTTCGGTTAAAGAAAAATCCAAAAATCAGTAATATGATTTTTAAAAATTCTTATCAGAATGTTTCTCCTTCTAAGTATTTATTAGAGAAATTCAAAGAAAAAGGTTTTGATAATTTGATTCATATTCCAAATGGGATAGAAATAAAAAACTATCCATTACATGAACGAGAAAAAGCTGCTCCAAACCTTTTGTGGGTTCGTTCTTTTGCTCAAATATACAATCCGTTAATGGCTATTGAGGTATTTTCTTCAATAAAAAAGAAATATCCAGAAGCGAGACTTTGTATGGTTGGGCCTGAAAAAGATGGGAGCTTATTAGAGGCAAAAGAAAAAGCCAAAGATTTAAAATTGGAGGTACTCTTTACAGGAAAATTATCAAAACAAGATTGGATAAATCTTTCTAAGGAATATGCAGTTTTTATAAATACCACTCATTTTGATAATATGCCAGTAAGTGTTGTTGAAGCTATGAGCTTAGGATTGGCAGTAGTTTCTACGAATGTTGGAGGTATCCCTTATTTGTTAGAAAATAAAAAAGAGGCTCTATTAGTATTAGATAATGATGTTAATGGAATGGTATCGGCTATAGAGGAAATAATTGAAAGTCCGGATTTATTTATTAGGCTAACAGGAGATGCTAGGCAAAAAGCAGAGAGTTTTGATTGGATATCTCTAAGACATAATTGGATTAGAATCCTAAAATAA
- a CDS encoding DUF4105 domain-containing protein — translation MKASQLKNIFVCILLLNSIYNSFGQDVLLSKNAHISVLTCGTGNESYSLFGHTAIRVSDIDNNIDIVYNYGAFDFDTPNFVMQFTKGDLNYFITNNRYIDFINQYTYEKRDVYEQELNIPLALKQELFNNLAQSMLSDERLYNYKFIDNNCTSKVVDVINKTLKSKVIIKKTDTDQTYRSILFPYFDNHFYEKLGTSIVFGRKVDQMGTKIFLPFELQKSLKLIQYQNHPLCGENKTILTFEEETPSSWWNNCYSYLLLLGFVILINKRAIDFVYLFTIALLGSLFVFLGFYSSHQELGYNYNILLFNPILFIALFFWSTKNSKWTYKTAGFTILTMVLYFFLMLNKVHLLIIAPILITNLVVLIRLAIRNKKRIPIII, via the coding sequence ATGAAAGCTAGCCAATTAAAGAACATTTTTGTTTGTATTCTTTTACTGAATTCAATTTATAACTCTTTCGGTCAAGATGTTTTATTATCAAAAAATGCCCATATTAGTGTACTTACTTGTGGCACCGGGAATGAGTCTTATTCGTTATTTGGCCATACTGCAATAAGAGTAAGCGATATTGACAATAATATCGACATAGTTTACAACTATGGTGCATTTGACTTTGATACGCCAAATTTTGTAATGCAATTTACCAAAGGTGATTTAAATTATTTTATAACAAACAATCGATATATTGATTTTATCAATCAGTACACTTATGAAAAAAGAGATGTCTATGAACAAGAATTGAATATCCCTCTTGCTCTTAAACAAGAACTATTTAACAACTTAGCACAATCAATGTTATCTGATGAACGCTTATACAATTATAAATTTATAGATAATAATTGTACATCTAAGGTTGTAGATGTGATCAATAAAACTTTAAAATCTAAAGTAATTATCAAAAAAACAGATACTGATCAAACCTACAGATCTATTCTTTTTCCTTACTTTGACAACCATTTTTATGAAAAACTAGGAACAAGCATTGTATTTGGGAGAAAAGTGGATCAAATGGGCACTAAAATATTTTTACCTTTTGAGCTTCAAAAAAGCCTAAAGCTCATTCAATACCAAAACCATCCTTTGTGTGGAGAAAACAAAACTATACTTACTTTTGAGGAGGAAACCCCATCTTCTTGGTGGAATAATTGCTATTCTTATCTTTTGCTCTTAGGATTTGTAATACTAATAAATAAAAGAGCTATTGACTTCGTTTATCTATTTACAATAGCCTTATTGGGATCATTATTTGTTTTTTTAGGATTTTATTCCTCTCATCAAGAACTAGGATATAACTACAACATACTATTATTTAATCCCATACTTTTCATAGCATTGTTTTTTTGGAGTACAAAAAACTCAAAATGGACATATAAAACAGCTGGTTTTACTATCCTCACTATGGTTTTATATTTCTTTTTGATGCTAAATAAAGTTCATTTACTGATAATTGCTCCTATTTTAATAACTAACCTAGTTGTTTTAATAAGACTAGCTATCAGAAATAAAAAGCGTATTCCAATAATAATCTAA
- a CDS encoding PorV/PorQ family protein: MNIGVDAAALGMSNAVVASTADVNSCYWNPAGLIHLEDNQIALMHANYFANIAKYDYAAYASPIDDRSAWGISIIRFGVDDILNTTELIDNEGHIDYNRIKLFSTADYGFTFSYAVKLPVPGFQYGVNAKIIRRVIGDFASSWGFGFDFGLQFEKNDWQFGLMLRDITTTYNIWNINEAAYQKIADAIPGQNQEMPESSEITLPKAQLGVAKKFIFHEDYSLLTTANMNMQFTKTNDLISSSFVSIDPAIGLEFGYTNLAFLRAGIGNFQQVTQLDNTEKIGFQPNIGLGFKYKGIAIDYALTALGNQSTALYSNVFSLKIDLSLFRN; this comes from the coding sequence ATGAATATTGGTGTAGACGCCGCTGCATTGGGTATGTCTAATGCTGTTGTTGCTTCTACCGCCGATGTAAATTCATGTTATTGGAATCCCGCTGGACTAATTCATCTGGAGGATAACCAAATCGCTTTAATGCATGCCAATTACTTCGCTAATATTGCTAAATACGATTATGCCGCCTATGCAAGTCCAATTGATGATAGAAGTGCATGGGGAATTTCAATAATTCGTTTTGGTGTAGATGACATTTTAAACACAACCGAATTAATTGACAACGAAGGCCATATAGATTACAATCGAATTAAACTTTTTTCAACTGCAGACTATGGCTTTACTTTTTCTTATGCTGTAAAGTTACCTGTACCCGGATTTCAATATGGAGTTAATGCTAAAATTATCCGAAGAGTAATTGGAGATTTTGCAAGTTCTTGGGGATTTGGTTTTGATTTTGGTTTGCAATTCGAAAAAAATGATTGGCAATTCGGGTTAATGCTTCGCGATATCACCACTACATATAATATTTGGAACATTAATGAAGCTGCTTATCAAAAAATAGCAGATGCTATTCCTGGTCAAAACCAAGAAATGCCCGAAAGTTCAGAAATCACACTTCCTAAAGCTCAACTGGGAGTGGCAAAAAAGTTTATTTTTCATGAAGATTACAGTCTCTTGACTACTGCCAATATGAACATGCAATTTACCAAAACCAATGATTTAATTTCAAGCAGCTTTGTAAGTATCGATCCTGCCATTGGTTTAGAATTTGGTTATACCAATCTTGCTTTCTTAAGAGCTGGTATTGGAAATTTTCAGCAGGTAACACAATTAGACAATACAGAAAAAATAGGGTTTCAACCTAATATTGGTTTAGGTTTTAAATACAAAGGCATCGCTATTGATTATGCGCTAACTGCTCTAGGCAACCAAAGTACTGCTCTGTACTCGAATGTATTTTCTCTAAAAATTGATTTATCGCTTTTTAGAAATTAA
- a CDS encoding CDP-alcohol phosphatidyltransferase family protein: MNIKKHIPNTITLLNLLCGCIALVYTSNDRFEMAFIFVCLGIFLDFFDGFFARLFKVAGPLGLQLDSLADMVTSGVVPGFVMFKMMLSSSVDMSEGYLQYFPYLGFIITLGACFRLAKFNIDTRQTDSFIGLPTPANTLFILSLPLVLEYYSAESLMVLEILTEKWVLLLISLFSAYVMNAEIPLFALKIKKFNFKDNALQIVFLTISVLLLFFLQYLGIALVIIFYVLLSIINNKFLKK; encoded by the coding sequence ATGAACATCAAAAAACACATCCCAAATACAATAACTCTGTTAAATCTTTTATGTGGTTGTATCGCTTTAGTATATACTAGTAATGATCGTTTTGAGATGGCATTCATTTTTGTTTGTCTAGGTATCTTCTTAGATTTTTTTGATGGTTTTTTTGCTCGTTTGTTTAAAGTAGCCGGTCCTCTAGGTCTACAATTGGATTCATTGGCCGATATGGTAACCAGCGGTGTTGTTCCCGGATTTGTGATGTTCAAAATGATGCTTAGCAGTTCGGTAGATATGAGTGAGGGATATCTTCAATATTTCCCTTATTTAGGATTTATAATTACATTGGGGGCGTGTTTTCGTTTGGCTAAATTTAATATAGACACCCGTCAGACAGATTCGTTTATAGGTTTGCCAACACCGGCTAATACTCTTTTTATATTGAGTCTTCCTCTAGTATTAGAATATTATTCTGCTGAGTCATTGATGGTACTCGAAATTTTAACTGAAAAATGGGTTTTACTACTAATATCATTGTTTAGCGCCTATGTCATGAATGCTGAAATTCCTTTATTTGCATTGAAAATCAAGAAATTTAATTTCAAGGATAATGCACTTCAGATTGTTTTTTTAACCATCTCTGTTTTGTTGTTGTTTTTTCTTCAATATTTAGGAATAGCATTGGTAATCATATTCTATGTATTACTTTCAATAATTAATAATAAGTTTCTAAAAAAGTAG
- a CDS encoding glycoside hydrolase family 25 protein translates to MKKKNTRTAYSRKSKKKRTVFSAKIFGYFIVGFLIVAVLSVAYHYRSGLANYLGFKSHYNSHTDVFSEARNLRVLEKNEGKIVGLDVSEYQGKIRWSYVDTLEKKYPLHYVFIRATVGNDRVDHQFKKNWLGAKENKMIRGAYHYYRPNENSLEQAKLFIKTVKLRKGDLPPVLDIEKLPKEQSIERLKVGLRRWLNAVELHYGVRPVIYTGEKYYDDFLKEEFSDYLFWIANYNFYREKIQDNWLFWQFTEKATVPGIDYSVDVNIYNGDLQQLHFITVE, encoded by the coding sequence ATGAAGAAAAAGAATACAAGAACAGCTTATAGTCGTAAGTCTAAAAAGAAGAGAACCGTTTTCTCGGCTAAGATATTTGGTTATTTTATAGTTGGTTTCTTGATTGTGGCGGTATTGTCAGTTGCATATCATTATCGTTCCGGTTTAGCGAATTATTTAGGTTTTAAATCGCATTACAATAGTCATACCGATGTTTTTTCTGAAGCTAGGAATCTACGGGTTTTAGAAAAAAATGAGGGTAAAATAGTAGGCTTGGATGTTTCCGAATATCAGGGGAAAATCCGCTGGTCTTATGTTGATACTTTAGAAAAAAAATATCCGTTGCATTATGTCTTCATTCGGGCAACTGTTGGAAATGATAGGGTAGATCACCAATTTAAAAAAAATTGGCTTGGTGCCAAAGAAAACAAAATGATACGGGGTGCTTATCATTACTATCGTCCCAACGAAAATTCCTTAGAACAAGCCAAACTCTTTATAAAAACGGTTAAACTAAGAAAAGGAGATTTACCACCAGTTTTGGATATCGAAAAACTTCCTAAAGAACAGTCTATTGAAAGATTGAAAGTAGGTTTAAGACGTTGGCTGAATGCAGTAGAATTGCATTATGGAGTGCGACCAGTAATTTATACTGGAGAGAAATACTATGATGATTTTTTGAAAGAGGAGTTTAGTGATTATCTTTTTTGGATAGCCAATTATAACTTTTACAGAGAAAAAATTCAAGACAACTGGCTCTTTTGGCAATTTACAGAAAAAGCCACAGTCCCAGGAATCGATTATAGCGTAGACGTAAATATCTATAATGGCGATTTACAGCAACTACATTTTATTACCGTTGAATAG
- a CDS encoding sugar transferase — protein sequence MSNQKNIHFEISERKLLLRFFDVISVLFALYLVGFLFHFEYFRFSVTNYYWTIVLAIYINVFGAVFEMYNLQVASNHFQVLRSTVLATTATVVFYLLTPIFSPQLPKNRLQLLFFYLAVFLALYTWRMIYVRFLASNRFVQKVLLICDREQVEELILGIENADPHYKIIGYVNAEQPINDNFEDHYVRCIKREELSLFVTENGISELVVASPKTDGITVDLYQQLLQILESGVTIREYTQVYENKTLRIAVQYIARDFYRFFPFSRSNQNKLYLSIVRLFEIGLSLLGICIGLVLVPIILLGNIFWNKGQLFYTQERVGKDGVEFEILKFRTMIKNAETKGAVFTTTNDSRITKFGKFLRKTRIDEVPQFINILKGDMAIIGPRPERPYFVNEIAKIMPFYETRHIIKPGLTGWAQVNYSYGEKIEDSLVKLQYDLYYIKHRSIYLDLSIVFKTISTVLFYRGQ from the coding sequence ATGAGTAACCAAAAAAACATACACTTCGAAATTTCTGAGAGAAAGCTCCTATTGCGCTTTTTTGATGTTATTTCTGTTTTGTTTGCGTTATACCTAGTTGGTTTTTTATTTCATTTCGAATATTTTAGATTTTCTGTCACAAACTATTATTGGACAATAGTTTTGGCTATCTATATAAATGTATTTGGTGCTGTTTTTGAAATGTATAATCTTCAGGTGGCTAGTAACCACTTTCAAGTTCTGAGAAGCACTGTTCTTGCGACTACTGCCACTGTGGTATTTTATTTGCTGACACCAATTTTTTCTCCTCAATTGCCAAAGAATAGGCTTCAATTATTGTTTTTCTATCTGGCAGTTTTTTTAGCATTATATACATGGAGAATGATTTATGTTCGATTTTTAGCCTCTAACAGATTTGTGCAAAAAGTGTTGTTAATATGTGACAGGGAGCAGGTTGAGGAATTAATTTTGGGGATTGAAAACGCAGATCCTCATTATAAAATAATAGGATATGTAAATGCTGAGCAGCCTATTAATGATAATTTCGAGGATCATTATGTACGATGTATTAAAAGAGAAGAATTAAGCTTGTTTGTAACGGAAAATGGAATTTCTGAACTTGTTGTAGCGTCCCCAAAAACCGACGGTATAACAGTAGATTTATACCAACAGTTGCTTCAAATATTAGAATCAGGGGTAACTATCAGAGAGTATACACAAGTTTATGAAAACAAAACACTGCGTATTGCTGTACAATATATTGCCAGAGATTTTTATCGTTTTTTTCCTTTTAGTCGAAGTAACCAAAATAAACTGTATTTATCAATTGTTAGATTATTCGAAATAGGTTTGTCATTACTGGGTATATGTATTGGTTTGGTTTTGGTTCCTATAATTCTCTTAGGAAATATTTTTTGGAACAAAGGACAATTGTTTTATACCCAAGAAAGAGTTGGTAAAGATGGTGTTGAATTTGAAATTTTAAAGTTCAGAACTATGATTAAAAATGCGGAAACCAAAGGAGCTGTTTTTACCACAACCAATGATTCTCGTATAACCAAGTTTGGTAAATTTTTGAGAAAAACAAGAATAGATGAGGTTCCTCAGTTTATTAATATTCTGAAAGGTGATATGGCCATTATTGGACCTCGTCCAGAGCGCCCTTATTTTGTAAATGAAATTGCTAAAATAATGCCTTTTTATGAAACTCGCCATATTATTAAACCTGGTCTAACAGGTTGGGCTCAAGTGAATTATTCATATGGCGAAAAAATAGAAGACAGTTTGGTAAAACTTCAATACGATTTGTACTACATCAAACACCGAAGTATTTATTTGGATTTGAGTATTGTCTTCAAAACAATTTCTACCGTCTTGTTCTATAGAGGTCAATAA
- the lptB gene encoding LPS export ABC transporter ATP-binding protein gives MKLRAENLIKTYKGRSVVKGISVEVNQGEIVGLLGPNGAGKTTSFYMIVGLVKPNSGNIYLDDLNITDYPMYKRAQQGIGYLAQEASVFRKLSIEDNILSVLQLTKLSKEQQIAKMESLIAEFSLEHIRTNRGDLLSGGERRRTEIARCLATDPKFILLDEPFAGVDPVAVEDIQRIVAQLKNKNIGILITDHNVQETLAITDKTYLMFEGGILKAGIPEELVEDEMVRRVYLGQNFELRKKKLEF, from the coding sequence ATGAAATTAAGAGCAGAAAATTTAATAAAAACATATAAGGGCCGTAGTGTCGTAAAAGGCATTTCTGTAGAAGTGAACCAAGGCGAAATTGTAGGGCTTTTAGGTCCCAATGGCGCTGGAAAGACCACTTCATTTTATATGATTGTAGGATTGGTTAAGCCAAATTCAGGAAACATTTATCTTGACGATTTGAACATTACGGATTATCCGATGTACAAAAGAGCACAGCAAGGAATTGGTTATTTGGCACAAGAAGCTTCCGTTTTTAGAAAATTAAGTATCGAAGATAATATTTTAAGTGTATTGCAATTAACCAAACTTTCCAAAGAGCAGCAGATAGCCAAAATGGAAAGCTTAATTGCCGAATTTAGTTTAGAACACATTCGTACCAATCGCGGGGATTTACTTTCGGGAGGAGAGCGTCGTCGTACCGAAATTGCCCGTTGTTTAGCAACCGATCCAAAATTCATCTTACTTGATGAACCTTTTGCAGGTGTCGATCCAGTTGCTGTAGAAGATATTCAAAGAATTGTAGCTCAATTAAAAAATAAAAATATCGGAATCTTAATAACTGACCATAACGTGCAGGAAACTCTGGCCATCACTGACAAAACGTATCTTATGTTTGAAGGAGGAATTCTAAAAGCCGGTATACCTGAAGAATTGGTTGAAGACGAAATGGTACGTCGCGTATATCTAGGTCAGAATTTCGAATTAAGAAAGAAGAAGTTAGAGTTTTAA